A section of the Paenibacillus aurantius genome encodes:
- the dut gene encoding dUTP diphosphatase, translating to MSLRHTVQIKRLPGCEDIPLPCKMSELASGFDLHAAVGEPVILSPGERALVPTGFCLSMPGELEAQIRPRSGTAYKNGITALNSPGTIDADYRGEVKVLLINHGSESFRIKRGDRMAQMVFQYVPDIRLEEVEDLTETARGAGGFGHTGRS from the coding sequence ATCAGCTTGCGGCACACCGTCCAGATCAAACGACTACCGGGCTGTGAGGATATTCCCCTGCCCTGCAAAATGTCCGAGCTCGCTAGCGGCTTTGATCTTCATGCCGCCGTCGGCGAACCGGTCATTCTGTCACCGGGAGAGAGAGCTTTAGTTCCAACCGGGTTCTGCCTGAGCATGCCGGGAGAACTGGAAGCGCAAATTCGACCGCGTTCGGGAACGGCCTATAAGAATGGAATAACCGCCCTTAATTCTCCGGGAACGATTGATGCCGATTACCGGGGTGAGGTGAAGGTGCTTCTCATCAATCACGGCAGCGAATCGTTCCGCATCAAGCGGGGAGACCGGATGGCCCAGATGGTCTTCCAATACGTCCCGGACATCCGGCTGGAGGAAGTCGAGGATCTGACGGAAACAGCCCGCGGCGCCGGAGGCTTCGGCCATACCGGGCGCTCCTGA
- the dpsA gene encoding dipicolinate synthase subunit DpsA, with translation MLTGTQVTFIGGDARQLEVIQKLSELDASVQLIGFEHVQLSYNGVTKTSLTKEALAGTDALVLPAVGTDDSGKVEAVFSSEELMLTEELVEALPPHAKLFTGMAKGYLKKLCAKHSLKLYELFDRDDVAIYNSIPTAEGAIMMAIQNTDFTIHGSQSMVLGMGRTGFTLARTLQGLGAHVKMGVRRPEHYARAWEMGFEPFYTQEISQHVGNIDLIFNTIPTMIITAQIIAKIPNRALIIDLASKPGGTDFRFAEKRGIKAMLAPGLPGIVAPKTAGRIIANTLSTLLMEDDRNGGNGE, from the coding sequence ATGCTTACCGGTACCCAGGTAACTTTTATCGGCGGCGATGCGAGGCAGCTCGAGGTCATCCAGAAGCTGAGCGAATTGGATGCATCGGTACAGCTGATCGGCTTTGAGCACGTGCAGTTGTCTTATAATGGGGTTACCAAGACCAGCCTGACCAAGGAAGCCCTGGCGGGAACAGACGCCCTGGTGCTGCCTGCCGTCGGTACGGATGATTCGGGGAAGGTGGAGGCGGTGTTCTCCTCCGAGGAACTGATGCTCACCGAGGAGCTTGTGGAAGCACTCCCGCCGCATGCTAAACTTTTTACGGGAATGGCAAAAGGCTATCTGAAGAAGCTTTGCGCCAAACATTCCCTTAAGCTCTATGAGCTGTTTGACCGCGACGATGTAGCCATCTATAACTCCATTCCGACCGCGGAAGGAGCCATCATGATGGCGATCCAGAACACCGACTTCACGATACACGGCTCGCAAAGCATGGTGCTCGGGATGGGGAGAACCGGGTTTACCTTGGCCCGAACCCTTCAGGGACTGGGCGCTCATGTGAAGATGGGAGTGCGGCGTCCGGAGCATTATGCCCGGGCTTGGGAGATGGGATTCGAGCCTTTCTACACGCAGGAAATAAGCCAGCATGTGGGGAACATTGACTTGATTTTCAATACAATTCCGACTATGATAATCACAGCACAAATTATAGCCAAAATTCCCAACCGTGCCCTGATTATCGACCTCGCTTCCAAGCCCGGCGGAACGGACTTCCGCTTTGCCGAGAAGAGGGGGATCAAAGCCATGCTCGCCCCCGGATTGCCTGGTATCGTCGCTCCCAAAACAGCCGGCCGCATCATTGCGAATACGCTGAGCACATTGCTGATGGAAGACGACCGAAACGGGGGGAACGGAGAATGA
- a CDS encoding dipicolinate synthase subunit B yields the protein MSWQGKTVGFALTGSHCTFAEVMPQIERFVKAGAKVIPIASHTLMTTDTRFGTSEEWQKQLREITGNEIISTIVAAEPLGPSKLLDVMVIAPCTGNTTSKLANAMTESPVLMAAKAQMRNQRPLVLAISTNDGLGFNAANIAKLIVAKNIYFVPYGQDAPLVKPNSLVARMDLIMETCEAALHGTQLQPVLIERFNY from the coding sequence ATGAGCTGGCAGGGAAAAACGGTAGGGTTTGCTTTAACCGGTTCGCATTGCACGTTTGCGGAGGTTATGCCTCAGATCGAACGGTTCGTTAAGGCGGGAGCGAAGGTCATTCCCATCGCCTCTCACACCTTGATGACGACCGATACGAGATTCGGGACGTCCGAGGAATGGCAGAAGCAGCTTAGGGAGATTACCGGCAACGAGATCATCTCGACCATCGTAGCGGCGGAGCCATTGGGACCGTCGAAGCTGCTGGATGTCATGGTCATAGCTCCGTGCACGGGAAATACCACCAGCAAGCTGGCTAACGCCATGACCGAAAGTCCGGTTCTTATGGCTGCCAAAGCCCAGATGCGCAACCAGAGGCCGCTCGTCCTGGCCATATCGACCAATGACGGCCTGGGCTTTAATGCGGCCAACATTGCCAAATTGATCGTAGCCAAAAACATTTACTTCGTACCATACGGGCAGGACGCCCCCTTGGTTAAACCGAATTCTCTCGTGGCCCGGATGGATCTGATCATGGAAACGTGTGAAGCTGCTTTACACGGTACCCAGCTCCAGCCTGTTCTGATCGAGAGATTTAATTACTGA
- a CDS encoding aspartate-semialdehyde dehydrogenase yields the protein MSTQKLFHIAVVGSSGAVGRQILRLLEERNFPVGDLKLLASKRSAGTKVPFKGREITVEEAGPGSFEGVDIAFFSAGGDVSRELVPHAVESGAVCIDNTNAFRMDPEVPLIVPEVNLDRLNEHKGIIANPNCSTIQMVAALKPLYDRFGISRIIVSTYQAVSGAGSRAVDELVRQSRRFLDGEEDKPELLPVASLPVKHRIAFNAIPQIDKFHDNGFTNEEMKMIQETKKILGEEGLDVTATCVRIPVLYGHSESVYVELKEEYDLEEVKSLLASAPGIVLQDNPAEQQYPLASNAAGRLETYVGRVRRDLSNPKALNLWIVSDNLLKGAAWNAVQIGEYIAIEQ from the coding sequence ATGTCGACTCAGAAGCTGTTCCATATTGCGGTAGTAGGGAGTTCAGGAGCGGTCGGCCGGCAAATCCTTCGGCTGCTCGAAGAGCGGAATTTTCCGGTCGGCGATCTTAAGCTGCTTGCATCCAAGCGTTCGGCCGGCACCAAGGTTCCCTTCAAGGGACGGGAAATAACCGTCGAAGAAGCGGGACCGGGCAGCTTCGAGGGAGTCGATATCGCCTTCTTCAGTGCAGGGGGAGATGTCAGCCGAGAGCTCGTTCCCCATGCGGTGGAGAGCGGTGCCGTTTGCATTGACAACACCAACGCTTTCCGTATGGACCCGGAAGTTCCGCTGATCGTTCCGGAGGTTAACCTGGACCGGCTCAACGAGCACAAAGGGATTATTGCGAATCCCAACTGCTCGACCATTCAGATGGTAGCGGCCCTGAAACCTCTGTATGACCGGTTCGGCATCTCGCGTATCATTGTTTCGACGTATCAGGCGGTGTCAGGGGCTGGCAGCCGGGCGGTCGACGAGCTTGTAAGGCAATCCCGCCGGTTTCTGGACGGCGAGGAAGATAAGCCGGAGCTGCTGCCGGTTGCCTCTCTCCCGGTGAAGCATCGGATCGCGTTTAATGCCATTCCTCAAATCGACAAGTTTCACGATAACGGCTTTACCAACGAAGAAATGAAGATGATCCAGGAAACCAAGAAGATTTTGGGAGAGGAAGGACTGGACGTTACCGCCACCTGTGTCCGCATCCCGGTTTTATACGGGCATTCCGAATCGGTGTATGTGGAGCTTAAGGAAGAGTACGACCTGGAGGAAGTGAAGAGTCTTCTCGCCAGCGCTCCGGGGATCGTCCTGCAGGACAACCCGGCGGAACAACAGTATCCGCTAGCTTCTAACGCAGCCGGCCGGCTGGAAACGTACGTGGGGCGGGTGAGACGGGACTTAAGCAACCCGAAGGCCTTGAATCTTTGGATCGTTTCCGATAACCTTCTCAAGGGTGCGGCTTGGAACGCCGTTCAAATCGGCGAATACATCGCCATCGAACAGTAA
- the dapG gene encoding aspartate kinase, which produces MRILVQKFGGTSLSTVEARNHVIRHIKQAIDRQYKLVVVVSAMGRKGEPYATDTLLDWVERNGNRLPDREKDMLLYCGEMISAVTLCSLLQAESIPASVLNGAQAGIITNDHWGNARIQSVQPARIYDLLDKGQVVIVTGFQGRTDSWDFTTLGRGGSDTTATALGAALKAEIVDIFTDVNGILTADPKLVHDARPLERVTFTEICNMAYNGAKVIHPRAVELAMQANIPIRVRSTFDTGEGTLVTSAEAGSPVTDRFVTGIAHVSGVTQIQVDQTEGEYDLQLKVFKAMAHERISVDFINVNPSGMVYTVADSERERAEAAIRSLGCTARTVPGCAKVSVIGGGINGVPGIMARIVEALTGEGISILQSADSNTTIWVLVEGKNLVQAVQVLHKQFQLHV; this is translated from the coding sequence ATGCGAATTCTCGTTCAGAAATTCGGAGGCACTTCCCTTTCCACCGTTGAAGCCAGAAATCATGTCATTCGTCATATTAAACAAGCGATAGACCGGCAGTATAAGCTGGTCGTCGTCGTATCAGCGATGGGAAGAAAAGGCGAGCCCTACGCAACGGACACTCTCTTGGATTGGGTGGAACGTAACGGCAATCGTCTTCCCGACCGGGAAAAAGACATGCTGCTGTACTGCGGAGAGATGATCTCCGCCGTTACCTTGTGCAGCTTGCTGCAAGCGGAATCCATTCCGGCTTCGGTGCTAAACGGCGCCCAAGCGGGTATCATTACCAATGACCATTGGGGCAACGCCCGCATTCAATCGGTGCAGCCTGCCCGCATATACGACTTGCTTGACAAGGGACAGGTCGTCATTGTCACGGGGTTTCAGGGAAGAACGGATTCCTGGGATTTTACCACGTTGGGACGCGGGGGAAGCGATACAACGGCGACGGCGCTCGGTGCCGCTCTGAAAGCGGAGATTGTGGATATTTTTACGGATGTCAACGGCATTCTGACGGCGGACCCCAAGCTTGTCCACGACGCCCGCCCCTTGGAAAGGGTTACCTTCACAGAGATATGCAACATGGCGTATAATGGCGCTAAAGTGATTCATCCCAGGGCGGTTGAACTTGCCATGCAGGCCAACATCCCTATACGGGTCCGTTCCACCTTCGATACGGGAGAAGGGACGCTCGTCACCTCGGCGGAAGCTGGAAGTCCCGTCACCGACCGTTTCGTTACGGGAATCGCCCATGTGTCGGGTGTCACCCAGATTCAAGTGGACCAGACCGAAGGGGAATACGATCTCCAGCTTAAAGTGTTTAAAGCCATGGCCCATGAGAGGATCAGCGTCGATTTTATTAATGTTAATCCATCGGGAATGGTCTACACGGTAGCGGATTCCGAAAGGGAGCGAGCCGAAGCCGCTATACGATCCCTTGGTTGTACAGCCAGGACCGTCCCCGGATGTGCGAAGGTTTCGGTCATCGGCGGAGGAATTAACGGCGTTCCGGGAATCATGGCCCGAATAGTAGAAGCTCTGACGGGCGAAGGAATATCCATTCTTCAGTCGGCAGATTCGAATACAACGATTTGGGTGCTGGTGGAAGGAAAGAACCTGGTTCAAGCGGTTCAGGTTCTTCATAAGCAATTCCAGCTGCACGTTTAA
- the dapA gene encoding 4-hydroxy-tetrahydrodipicolinate synthase — protein MVVDFGRLITAMVTPLDDNLQIHWSQLEVLVDYLIEEQQSETLIVSGTTGESPTLTDGEKLQLFRKVVELAAGRCKVIAGTGSYDTAHSIHLTKLAEETGVDGILLVAPYYNKPSQEGLYQHFKAVAEATALPVMLYNVPGRSVANILPDTMLRLAQIPNVVATKEAHGDLDHITLLLAKAPEGFVVYCGDDSLTLPYLSVGAKGIVSVASHVIGKEMKEMISQYLSGQVEQAAKTHQKLFPVFKGLFHCPHPVPSPVPVKYALKLKGVDVGGVRLPLVNPTEQEAQFIKALFE, from the coding sequence ATGGTTGTGGATTTCGGTAGATTAATAACGGCAATGGTGACTCCCTTGGATGACAATCTTCAAATCCATTGGTCGCAATTGGAGGTGCTTGTCGATTACCTAATCGAGGAGCAGCAAAGCGAGACTTTAATTGTAAGCGGAACAACGGGTGAATCCCCCACCCTAACCGATGGAGAGAAGCTTCAGCTGTTCCGCAAGGTGGTAGAGCTGGCTGCGGGCCGTTGCAAGGTTATAGCGGGCACAGGAAGCTATGACACGGCCCACAGCATCCATCTGACCAAGCTCGCCGAGGAGACAGGCGTAGACGGGATTCTTCTGGTGGCGCCTTATTACAACAAACCGTCCCAAGAGGGACTTTATCAGCATTTCAAAGCGGTTGCGGAGGCTACAGCCCTTCCCGTTATGCTTTATAATGTACCGGGCCGAAGCGTAGCTAACATCCTGCCGGATACTATGCTTCGCCTCGCCCAAATTCCTAATGTTGTGGCGACCAAAGAAGCTCACGGCGATTTGGATCACATTACGCTGCTCCTTGCCAAGGCACCGGAGGGCTTTGTGGTTTACTGCGGAGACGATTCCTTGACCCTTCCTTACCTGTCTGTCGGCGCCAAGGGGATTGTCAGTGTGGCTAGTCATGTTATCGGCAAAGAAATGAAAGAGATGATTTCTCAGTACCTGTCCGGCCAAGTAGAGCAGGCAGCCAAAACGCATCAGAAGCTGTTCCCGGTGTTCAAGGGTCTGTTCCATTGCCCTCATCCGGTTCCCAGTCCGGTGCCGGTTAAATATGCCTTGAAGCTAAAAGGGGTAGACGTGGGCGGGGTAAGGCTGCCGCTGGTCAACCCAACCGAGCAGGAAGCTCAATTCATCAAGGCTTTGTTCGAGTGA